The Pelobacter seleniigenes DSM 18267 genomic sequence GGCCGGGTCTGCCCGGCCCCCTGTGAAACCTCCTGCGTGCTGGGCATTAATGAACCTCCGGTGAATATCAAGTTGCACGAGGTCTCGATTATCGACAAGGCCTTTGAAGAAGGCTGGATCGTACCGCAACCGCCTGTGCGCCGCAGCGGTAAAACCGTTGCCATCATCGGCGGCGGGCCGGCCGGACTCGCCTGTGCCCAACAGCTTAACCGGGCCGGTCATCAGGTCACGGTTTATGAAAAGGCGGACCGCGCCGGGGGCTTGTTGATGTACGGCATTCCCCACTACAAACTGCGCAAGGAAAAAGTCCAGCGGCGGATTGATCTGCTGATTGAAGAGGGGGTCAATTTCCACTTCAATTGCGAGGTCGGTCACGACACCCCGTTTGCAAAAATTAAAAAAGCTCACGATGCCGTGGTCATAGCCACCGGCGCTGAAGAGCCACGCGACCTGCCGGTAAGCGGCCGCGACCTGGACGGGATTCATTTTGCCATGGAATTCCTGCCCCAGCAGAACCGCGCCAATTGGGGCGACAGCGATGTGGCGGCCCTGCATCCGAAACATCAGCCGATCAACGCCAAGGGGAAACGGGTGATTGTCATCGGCGGCGGCGACACCGGCTCCGACTGTATCGGCACTTCGATCCGCCAGGGCGCCACCAGCGTCATCAACTTCGAGCTTCTCGGTCAGCCCCCTCTCGACCGGCTGGAGTCAAACCCCTGGCCGCAATGGTCACGAATTCTGCGAATCAGTTCCTCCATGGAAGAGATGCAGGTCATGGGCGGCGACGTTCATTATGAAATCATGACCACCCGGTTTATCGGCAGCGGTCGGAAAGTCACCGGGCTGGAAACGGTCAAGGTTGACTGGTCGAGCGGCCGTCCAGAGAAGGTCGCCGGCAGTGAAAAGATCTGGAAGTGTGACCTGGTCTTGTTGGCCATGGGCTTTCTGGGACCGCGACCGGCCCTGATCGAACAGTGCGGCTGCGTCACCGACCCGCGCTCCAATATTAAAACCGATCAAAAGACACGGATGAGTTCGGTGGACGGCGTGTTTGCCGCAGGCGACAGCCGCCGCGGCCAAAGTCTGGTGGTCTGGGCCATCAGCGAAGGGCGCGAAGTCGCCCGCTGCGTCGATGAATATCTGACCGGCGCGCCGAGCCTGCTGCCCAAGGTCCGTCTGGAGACCTTCGTTTATTGATAGTGAGATAGTGAATTCAGGTTTCATATTGAACCGGCAACAAAACAGCGTCCGCAATTTCAGAATGCGGACGCTGTCTTTCTTTAGCCATGCTTTATGAAGTCACCCAAACTACCTCTTGCCCGTCGAGCGGAAAATGACGATCGTCTCTTTGCCAGCGGCGCTCAACCTCACCATTTTCAACCGGTACCCGTCAAATCCCTTATACTTATGCCGGGTTCCGTCCTGCCTGAGGAAAGAGATACTGTCATTGTCGACGCTGATCTCTTCTACCTGGCCCGGCCAGTGATCGCCAAAACTTCCGATTTTGAGATAGCCCGCGGCCCGCTGATCCGCAATCAGGTCATCCAGGGAGAGATAGCGTTCAGCCAAGGCCAAGTGACTTTTGGCTGTTTCGGCAACAGCATCACTCTTCAGTCCTGGCTCAGCACTTCCACCCGGCAAGACATGACCGACCGGATCAGAGGTGATGCGCTGCACGGACCCGAAGTCAAAATAAGCGATCACAAACATGACCGCCAGAAATCCCCCCAGTATCTTTAAAGTCCATCCTCGCATGGCTCAAAACCATCGCACGCTGTTTGCAATCAGGGTCACTGGTCGTGTCAATGTATAATGATCGGTCACAGGGGGGCAATTTATTAATCAGCAGCAAACGGATAACGATTAAGAAAGAGGCAGTTTCTGAGTGACTTAGTGCAACAGAGGTGGTGACAACAGGCGAGAAACTACCCTCCCCGACCAGAGGCCGGGGAGAATAAAGAGAGCAAAACCTCAGCGGAGGGCGCCGCGGCAGAAAGTCTAGAACCGGTACCCGACCCCGATTCCGACCACCAGCGGGTTAAGATCCAGATCGTATTTCGTCCCGGCAATATCCATCTCGGTTTCAAGATTGAGATACTTGAGATCCAGGTTGGCATACCAGTCGTTGCCCAGGGCAAGGTCAACGCCGACCTGGGCAGCCCAGCCCAAGCTACTGTCGATGCTGAAGTCATTGGTCAGATTGAGTTTTTCTTTAAACGGGATCACATAGTTGATCCCGGCCCCCACGTAGGGACTGATTTTGCCGTCGGGCATGAAGTGATATTTCAGAGTCAAAGTCGGCGGCAGCAGCCAGGTACTGCCGACATAGTCGCTACCCGCGGTAATGTCATGCCGGCTGACACCCAGGATCAGCTCGGTAGAGAGGTAAGGTGTAAACCAGTACTCCAGGTCAAGTTCCGGAGTCAAATCCTCGGAAACGTCCAGATCGAGACTGGACAGGGCACTGTCAGCTTTGGCATCAGGGAAGATTCCGAGCCCCCTGACCCTGACCCCAAATTTTTTGTACTCATCGGCGGTGGCAGTTCCGGCCAAAAAGCAAACCATAACGGTAATAATTGTAAGCCCAAGCAATACCTTTCCGTGCCATTTCATTGTCATGTTCCTCTCCTTTGGATGTTTTACCTAGTTAGACATAGTGTCTGTGCAGGCGCCCTCCCCTGCCCTCCTTCTTTCAGCCTGAATCACGGTATGAGAAAAACGGGTTGACCATCAATTAATGACAATTTTAGTTATATTTTAGACCGTAAATAACCGGTCTTCCTGGTGACATTTTTTAACGCACGGATAGGCTCAAGACATACAATTGGCAGTCTTTAAATATTACTATTTTTGTATGAATTTACCTGATATTTCTAGACCTTAACGGCCTTTCTGTCAAGTCATTTTTTGAGATTTCAGGTATTTTTTACGCTAACTCAGGGGGGAATCTTTTGAGAGATCCAAAATTTTAGCACTATGGGGAGCGGATGAGTTATCTGTTCCACGAGGCAGGGAAGAGTTGTCTTCGCCAAAAAAAACGCAGCCGAATTCGGCTGCGTTTTTTTAATCCCTGATGAGAAATTTACCGCCCCTCCCAAGAAGGGAAATTCGTTCGGCAGTGGTGATCAGGACAGTTTCAGGAACCGATCATGCCGGCCAACAGGTTGCCTTCCATCGGCAGCAGAGTGGGTTTACCCTGGGCGGCATTCAGACAGGAACGCATCAGCCACTCTTGTGGCGCAATCCCGGTCCAGAGTTCGAAGGCTTTCTCCCCCTGGGCAGCGAGCATGCCGAGCCCGCCGGTAGCCATATGGCCATGGCGTTTGGCGGCGGCGACAAAAGACGTCTCTTCAGTGCTGTAGACGATATCGAGCACCGGGGCATGGTCAGGCAGCGCCGGCCAGGGGAAGTCGACAAAACGATCCCCTTTCAACCCCACCGAGGTGGCATTGATAAGCAGATCGGCCTTCTTCAAGCCATTGCCAAGGTCAAGGGAGGACAGCGAGCAGGCGTGAAAAGCGGTCTTCGGAAATGCCGGGGCAAATTCGGCAATGAGCGTTTCGGCCCGCGCGACGGTGCGGTTGGCAATGCCGAGAGAAGCGGCTCCGGCCTGGCATAGGGCAACGATAGCGGCCCGGCTGGCCCCACCCGCCCCGAGAATCATCACCCGCTTTCCGGCCGGATCAAACCCGAGATCAAGATCCAGGGTCCGCCGGACTCCATAGACATCGGTGTTATACCCCACCAGGTGACCGTCCCGGTTGACGATGGTATTGACCGCACCGATCAGTTGCGCGGCAGGGTCAAGCTCATCAAGGAAAGGACAAACGACTTCCTTCAGGGGAACCGTCAGGTTGACACCCCAGACATTCAGCAGGCGAACAGCGGCCACCGCTGCTCCAATCTGCTCTTTGGGAACCCGGCAGGCTCCGTAAACGGCATTGACTCCCGCTTTCTGCAAAGCGGCATTCTGCATCAGCGGCGACAGCGAATGCGCGATCGGATCGCCAAAAACCAGCATGACTCTAGTCCCTGTTCTATTCACAACAGTATCCTTTTGGAAATCTCAGCCCGGCCACACAGCCCGGGAATTTAATAGCGAGCTATTTTTTTACTACAGGGCAGGACAAAAAAACAAGCGAAGCAACCAAAACTGCACCATGATATGTTGAAATTAAAGGCGATGAAAAACCCGATCAGTCTGGCCGAACCCTACCGCCACCCCGGCCTCCGTGGTTTCAGCATAATAAAACGCCAGCCAAGGGATGCCCTCGACTGGCGTCTGGTTAATTCGGGACAGGATCCGATTCAGGGGGCAGGCTGCCGGTTCCGACTCAGTTGGCGGACATCCGCCGCCGAATTTGCGGCGAGCGCGTCCCGGGTCAGTTCTGCGGCGGTGGCGGCGGACCACTGGCGGAGCGCATCCTTCTGGGCGGGAATTGCGGCCGCATTCATGCTCAATTCATCCAGGCCGAGACCGACCAGCAACCCCGCCGCTTCCGGCAGGCCGGCAAATGCTCCACACATGCCGACCGGAATCCCGGCATCATGACCGGCACTGACCGTCTGTTTGATCATCCTCAGCACCGCCGGCTGGAAAGGATCGGGCAAGCTGGCAACATTCGGGTTACCGCGATCGGCCGCCATCACATATTGGGCGAGATCGTTGGTCCCGATGCTGAAAAAATCCGCGGCGGCGGCCAATTGATCGGCGCTGGCGACGGCGGCCGGAACTTCGATCATCACCCCGACCGAGATGGCTTCGTTAAAGGCGATCCCCTGAGAGCGCAGCTGTGCCTTGGCTTCATCCAGTACAGCTACGGCCTCCTGAAACTCGGCAAGGGTACTGATCATCGGAAACATGATCTTGATCCCGCTGCCGACGCTGGCACGCAGGATCGCCCGCAACTGGCGCAGAAACAGCTCTGGGTTGGCCAGGGTCAGGCGAATACCCCGCAGCCCCAGGAAAGGGTTCTCTTCCGGATCGCTGAAAACATAGGGGACCGGTTTGTCGCCGCCGATATCGAGGGTGCGGATAATCACCGGACGCTCCCCCATTTCCTCGGCAACGCGGCGATAGATGGCGCATTGCTCATCCTCATCCGGTTCGTCATTACGGTCCAGAAACAGGAATTCGGTCCGAAACAGCCCAACCCCTTCAGCGCCATTATCCAGCGCCGACTGCAGGTCCGCGGTTCCACCGATATTGGCCTCAATCCCGATGCGGACCCCGTCCGCGGTGACGGCCGGTTCCTGGCTGGTTTGCCGCTGGCGTTCCTGGATCCGCAACCAGTCGGCCTGTTTGTTCCGGTAGGTGGCCAGGACTGCACCGTCCGGGGCGGTCAGAATCCGCCCGGCTTCGCCATCCAGAATGACCAGCTGCCCGTCTTTGACCGCAGCCAGCGCCCCTTTGACTCCGACCACTGCCGGAATACCGCGGGCGGCTGCGATAATCGCCGCATGGGAGGTTCCCCCGCCGGTCGCCAGGCAGAGTCCCAGGACCTTGTCCCGGGGGAGGTCCGCCACTGCGGAGGGGGATAATTCCCGGGCAAAGACAATGACCGGTTCAGCAGGTGCAAAATGGGAACTGACTCCAGCGCCAAGCCGGAGCAGGACCGCTTGCTGAATATCGTAAACATCGGCAGCCCGAGCTCTCAGATAGTCATCGTTAACCGCTGCATAACTCTCGGCCACGGCATCGGTGACAGTTTTCCAGGCGTATTCGGCGCACTGCTGTTGCTCGCTGATCATTGCGATGGCCTTGTTAACAGTTTCTTCGTCCTGCAGCAAAAGCTTGTGGAATTCAAAGATCTCGGCCTGCTCCTTGCCGGCGCTGGCTTTGGTCTGGATCCGTAGCTGCTCGCTGTTTTTGACCGCGGCCTGCAGGGCGTCTTTGAACCGGTCGGTTTCCGCTGCGCTGTCGGCAACGGTCCGGGGTGTCACCTCAACGACGGTCGAAAGATAGGTCTGAACGGGACCGATGGCAATTCCCCTGGCCACTGGCACGCCGCTGAGGACACCTGCTTCGTCCCCCCCGGCAACGCTTTTCTCCGTGACCGGGACCGGGGCTGTTTGGCTTTCGGTTTCACCAAAGTTATCCGCATGCAGTGCTGCAACGGCCTGCTGTGCCGCCGCGGCATCCGCCCCGGCAAAGGTCAGGACCACCCGATCCCCTTTGCGGATTCCCAGGGTGGCGACCTGGTTGATACTTTTAGCGTTGGCCCGCGTGCCGTTTTTTTGAATCCAGATTTTCGCCGCGAACGAACCGGCACAGGTCACCAGGCGCGCCGCAGGGCGGGCATGGAGGCCGTTGGCATTCTGGATGACCAGTTCCAGTTCCAAGGTATCCCCGCTGGGCTCCTCGCCACTGGCGGCGCTTGAATCCGGACCGGTCTCCCCCAATTGCTGAATTTTGACCGTCAGTGCACTCTCCGCTTCCGCCGCCACCATCTCCAGATCAGCCCCCATGGAGGCCTGAATGGCGGCAGAGAGCGTTCCTTCCACCAGCGGTGCAGAACTCAGTCGCACTCGCTCCCGCGGCAGTTCCTCGAGAAAATCGAGGGCGGTTTCAGCACTGAGCAAAGCGCTGCCCAAATCCATCAGGACCAGGACACCGTCCGCTCCGCCCACCTGGTTGATCGCCTGAAGAACCTGCATGGGGTCGGTCCCGATCGGGTTTTCCGGATCGCCGGTCCCGCCGACATAAACGATATTACTCATTTCCGGAACCATCTGGGCAACCAGATCCTGCAGCCCGGCAACCAGGCTGTGACTATGCGAAACAACCACAATTCCGACCATACTTAACTGTCCTTCCACCTGCAAAAAAGCTGACCACTCGTATTCGTCAAGCGTCCAGCGTCTCCCACAACGCTTTCAGAATAAGATAGGAAGATGTTGCTCCCGGATCCTGATGCCCGATGCTTCTTTCCCCGAGATAACTGGCCCGACCTTTTTTGGCCAGCATGGGGATCGTCGCTTTCATAGCCGCTTCGGCTTCCTCAACACAGGCACTCAGGGTGGCCGCCAGATCC encodes the following:
- a CDS encoding glutamate synthase subunit beta, which translates into the protein MADPRGFIKYGRRDKTIQPVQDRLHHHDEHYNYPSEEEVKTQAARCMDCGVPFCMSGCPLGNLIPEWNDLVYRGQWQQALKALHATNNFPEFTGRVCPAPCETSCVLGINEPPVNIKLHEVSIIDKAFEEGWIVPQPPVRRSGKTVAIIGGGPAGLACAQQLNRAGHQVTVYEKADRAGGLLMYGIPHYKLRKEKVQRRIDLLIEEGVNFHFNCEVGHDTPFAKIKKAHDAVVIATGAEEPRDLPVSGRDLDGIHFAMEFLPQQNRANWGDSDVAALHPKHQPINAKGKRVIVIGGGDTGSDCIGTSIRQGATSVINFELLGQPPLDRLESNPWPQWSRILRISSSMEEMQVMGGDVHYEIMTTRFIGSGRKVTGLETVKVDWSSGRPEKVAGSEKIWKCDLVLLAMGFLGPRPALIEQCGCVTDPRSNIKTDQKTRMSSVDGVFAAGDSRRGQSLVVWAISEGREVARCVDEYLTGAPSLLPKVRLETFVY
- a CDS encoding OmpW/AlkL family protein; amino-acid sequence: MTMKWHGKVLLGLTIITVMVCFLAGTATADEYKKFGVRVRGLGIFPDAKADSALSSLDLDVSEDLTPELDLEYWFTPYLSTELILGVSRHDITAGSDYVGSTWLLPPTLTLKYHFMPDGKISPYVGAGINYVIPFKEKLNLTNDFSIDSSLGWAAQVGVDLALGNDWYANLDLKYLNLETEMDIAGTKYDLDLNPLVVGIGVGYRF
- the aroE gene encoding shikimate dehydrogenase produces the protein MNRTGTRVMLVFGDPIAHSLSPLMQNAALQKAGVNAVYGACRVPKEQIGAAVAAVRLLNVWGVNLTVPLKEVVCPFLDELDPAAQLIGAVNTIVNRDGHLVGYNTDVYGVRRTLDLDLGFDPAGKRVMILGAGGASRAAIVALCQAGAASLGIANRTVARAETLIAEFAPAFPKTAFHACSLSSLDLGNGLKKADLLINATSVGLKGDRFVDFPWPALPDHAPVLDIVYSTEETSFVAAAKRHGHMATGGLGMLAAQGEKAFELWTGIAPQEWLMRSCLNAAQGKPTLLPMEGNLLAGMIGS
- the ptsP gene encoding phosphoenolpyruvate--protein phosphotransferase, whose translation is MVGIVVVSHSHSLVAGLQDLVAQMVPEMSNIVYVGGTGDPENPIGTDPMQVLQAINQVGGADGVLVLMDLGSALLSAETALDFLEELPRERVRLSSAPLVEGTLSAAIQASMGADLEMVAAEAESALTVKIQQLGETGPDSSAASGEEPSGDTLELELVIQNANGLHARPAARLVTCAGSFAAKIWIQKNGTRANAKSINQVATLGIRKGDRVVLTFAGADAAAAQQAVAALHADNFGETESQTAPVPVTEKSVAGGDEAGVLSGVPVARGIAIGPVQTYLSTVVEVTPRTVADSAAETDRFKDALQAAVKNSEQLRIQTKASAGKEQAEIFEFHKLLLQDEETVNKAIAMISEQQQCAEYAWKTVTDAVAESYAAVNDDYLRARAADVYDIQQAVLLRLGAGVSSHFAPAEPVIVFARELSPSAVADLPRDKVLGLCLATGGGTSHAAIIAAARGIPAVVGVKGALAAVKDGQLVILDGEAGRILTAPDGAVLATYRNKQADWLRIQERQRQTSQEPAVTADGVRIGIEANIGGTADLQSALDNGAEGVGLFRTEFLFLDRNDEPDEDEQCAIYRRVAEEMGERPVIIRTLDIGGDKPVPYVFSDPEENPFLGLRGIRLTLANPELFLRQLRAILRASVGSGIKIMFPMISTLAEFQEAVAVLDEAKAQLRSQGIAFNEAISVGVMIEVPAAVASADQLAAAADFFSIGTNDLAQYVMAADRGNPNVASLPDPFQPAVLRMIKQTVSAGHDAGIPVGMCGAFAGLPEAAGLLVGLGLDELSMNAAAIPAQKDALRQWSAATAAELTRDALAANSAADVRQLSRNRQPAP